In the Pseudonocardia sediminis genome, GGCGTACCGGCCTGTGGGACGCTGATCCGGTGCTGGACGTGACCGGGCCCGGCGAGACGCGCCGTCCCCGCCACGCCCGCGACGAGCCCGACACCCCCGAGATCGGGATCGCCCCGGTGCGCACGCGCCGCGCGTGGCGGCCGTACCTGCTCCTCGCGGGGCTCTATCTCGTGGCGTCGCTGGCGCTGCAGCACCGGGCGCTCGGGTCGTTCTCCTCGGTCCTGATCGGGCGCGTCACCGCGGACGCCGACATGTTCGCGTGGTGGCTCAACTGGCTGCCGTGGGCGGTCGGAAACGGGCAGAACCCGCTGGTCAGCGACTACATCCACTACCCGCTCGGGGTGAACGCGCTGTGGAACACCAGCGTGCCGTTGCTGGCCGCGCTGCTCTCCCCTGTGACGCTGACGGCCGGTGCGACCGCGGCGTACAACACCGGGATCGTGCTCGGTCCGGTCGTCTCCGGGCTCGCGCTGGCCTGCGCGCTGCGCCCGTACGTCCGCTCCGCCGGGCTGCGCGGGTGGACGGCCCGCGGCCTCGCCGGCGCGCTGTACGCGTTCAGCCCGTTCCACCTCGCGCACGCCGTGGCCGGGCACCTGAACCTGGTCTGGTCGGTGCTGCCGCCGGTCCTGCTCCTTCTGGCCCACCACCTGTTCGCCCGTCCCGTGGCTCGCCCGTGGCGGGCGGGAGCCGTCACCGGTCTGGTCCTCGTCGCGCAGCTCGTGCTCTACACCCAGGCCCTGGCCATCGGCGTGATCTTCCTGGTCGTCACCGCCGTCGTGCTCGCGCTGCGGTGGCCGCGGCGCGTGCGCCCGGCGCTGCCCGGCCTGACCCGCGCCGCGGTGTCCTGCATCGGTGTGTTCGCCGTGGTCGGGGCCTACCCGCTGTGGCTGATCCTGGCCGGTCCGGTGCGGCCCCGGTCGGCCATCCGCAACGTCGACGCGACCGGCGCCGACCTGGCCAACATCGTGGTCCCGACCCGGATGACGGCCGTCGGCCCGGCTCCCGGCGGGCTCGCCGACGAGCTCACCGGGCACATCGGCGAGCAGGGCGGGTACGTCGGGATCGCGATGCTCGCGCTGGTCGTGGTCGCCGTGCTGGTCGTGCGGTCGTCGGCCCTGCGGATCGCCGCCGCGGTCGGGGCCATCGCCTGGGTCTGCTCTCTCGGCACCGGCGTCGTCCTGCTCGGCGAGTATCCGGGCGTCCCGCTGCCGTGGGAGGCCGTCACGGTCGTCCCGCTCCTCTCGGAGATCGAGCCGGTGCGGATCCAGGTCGTCGTGGCGCTGTGCGTCGCCGCCGTCGTCGCGCTGTGGATCGACCGGCTGCCCGAGGTCGCGCCGCGCGGCTGGGTCCGGACGGCGGCGCTCGTGCTCTCCGGGTTCGCGCTGGTGTCCTGGCTGCCCGGCGACACCCAGGAGGTGCAGCCGGCGACCGTCCCCGCCCTGTTCGCCGACCCCGGTGACGCGTTCCGCCCCGGCGACGTCGCCGAGATCCACCCGCGGCTGACCGCGGCCTGGGACGACGGCGCCCAGGGCTCGCGCTGGCAGGTCGCCTCGGGCATGGCCTTCAAGACCGCCGGCGGCTACTTCATCGCCTCGGACGCCGAGAGCTCGCTGGTCATCGAGTCGCCGTGGAACCGGTACCAGGTCGGGGCGCAGTGGGTCGCCGACGGCAAGAACGACCCGAGCGAGCGCTACACCGCCCAGGCGGCGGGCGACCTGCGACGCCTGGGCGTCACCGTCGTCGCGGTGGCACCCGACGACGGCGAGCCCCCCGACCCGCGCGTCCTGGACTGGACGCGCCGGGTCACCGGCGACACAGGCCGTCTCACCGGCGACGTCTGGCTCTTCCGCCCGGCGGCCGCGGGCCCGAGCGGCTGACGCCGCGCGGCACGGGCGGCTGACGCCGCCCGTGCGCGGATATCGCTGCTCCGGCGACGATCTCCGAGGGTGGGACGGTGAGCGCGACGGCGGTGGCGATTACCCTGCTCAGGTGGACGCGCAGCCCTCATCCGGTGACCGGCGGGAGATCAGGATCTCGCACGCCGACCGCGAGCGTGCCGCCGAACGGCTGCAGCGGGCGTTGTCCGAGGGCCGGATCACGCTGGGCGAGCTGGAGGAACGGCTCGCCGTCGTCTACGCCGCCCGGTTCGGCGCGGACCTGGTCCCGCCGCTGGCCGACCTCCCCGGTGACCCGCTGGACCTGCGCACCGAGCAGCTCTCCACCCCGGTCGGCCCACCGACCGTGCTGCGCGGCGGGATGGGCTCGCTGCGCCGCGTCGGGAACTGGGAGGTGCCGGCCCGCCTGCGGGTGCAGAGCTCGATGGGCTCGGTCGTGCTCGACTTCTGCGACGCGACGCTCTCCCACCCCGTCATCGAGGTGGAGCTGCAGCTCGGCGCCGGCTCGGCGCGCCTGCTCGTCCCGGACGACGCCACCGCCGACCTCGACGAGATGGTGACGGCGATGGGCTCGGTCCGCACCAAGGTCTCCGGCCGCGCCGCCCAGGGCCACCCGCACTTCCGCGTCTACGGCCGCGCGGGCATGGGCTCGGTGACGGTCCGCCGCCGCTATCACTTCGCCGGCCGCCACTTCTGAGCTCCGGCCACCCCCTCGTGCGGCCGGCCGCGAAGACGGAAGCGGGGGCTCAGCGGAACCGGCGGCCCTCGTCGCGGCGCAGGGCCCAGATCGCGAGGACGGCGGTCGCGGCGGTCCAGACGGCGAACGTGACCAGGGCCAGGACCTTCGGGTCGGCACCGGTCGTCGCCCAGACCACCAGCTCGCGGGCACCGCGCGAGGGCAACAGCGACGACAGCACGTCGAGCCAGCGCGGGAACAGCTCCGGCGGGAACAGCAGCCCGCCCGCGAACGCGACCGGGAAGAACACCAGCTGCACCACCGGCAGCGCGGCCTTCACCGGGAGCGCGTAGCCCAGCGCCAGGCCACCGAGCAGGAACGGTAGGGCGCCGACCATCAGCGCGAGCACCCCGAGGCCCAGGCCGGCCGCCGTCACGGTGGCCGGGGTGAACAGCGCCCCCACGACGATCACCGGCACCACCGAGACCAGCCCGAACGTGAGCCCGGTGAGCACCCGGGCGGCGATCCGGGACCACGGCGGCGCGGGCAGCGTCCGCAGGTACGGGTCCCAGGCCTTGGCGCGGTCGTCGGCCACCCCGACCCCGAACAGGAACAGGAAGTTGCTCATCAGCCCGAACACGGCCAGCTGCGCGACGGCGTTCGTCGCGGCGCGGGTGTCCTGCCCGTAGTCGAACGGGACCACGAAGAACAACAGCGACAGCGCGGGCAGCAGCGACGAGGTGAGCACCGCGACCGGCGTCCGCAGGTTCTCCAGCACCAGGTAGCGGTAGTGGACGCCGACCGGGGCGGGCCGGCGGGGCGGTGCGACGGTGGCCGTGGGCGCGGTCATCGGGATCCTCCGGTGATCGTCAGGAACGCCTCTTCCAGGGACGCCCGGTGCACCTGCAGGTCGCGGAACCCGACGCCGCTGAGCACCAGCTCGCGGACCAGGGCGTCGGCGTCGGGGGTGTGCAGCTCCCAGCGGTCGCCGTCCCGGTCGGTGCGGGTGACGCCGGTGAGCTCGGGCAGCGACGCCGCCCGGAACGTGACCCGGTTGCCGTGCACGACGCCCCGGACGTCGTCGACGGCGCCGTCGGCCACGATCCGCCCGCCCGCCAGGACGACGATGCGCTGCGCCAGGGACTCGATCTCGTCGAGGTAGTGGCTGGTCAGCAGCACGGTCCCGCCCTCGGCGTGGAACGAGCGCACCCCGGCCCAGAGGGCGTGGCGGCCCTCGGTGTCGAGCCCGGTCGTCGGCTCGTCGAGGAGCACCAGACGTGGACGTCCGACGAACGCCAGCGCGACGGCGAGGCGCCGCTTCTGGCCGCCCGAGAGCCCGCCGGTCTGGCGCTGCACCAGCCCGGTCAGCCCGAAGCGCTCCAGCAGCTCGCCCGCCGGCACCGCGTCCGGGAAGTGCGCGGCCACGAACCGCACCACCTCGCCGACCCGCAGGGCCTCCGGCAACCCGGTCTCCTGCGGCGTCATCCCGAGGTGGACCCGGTTCGCCGCGTCCCGGGGCGAGCCGCCGAACAGCGAGACCGTGCCGGAGTCCGGGCGGCGCAGCCCCGCGACCAGCGCGATCAGCGTGGACTTGCCCGCCCCGTTCGGGCCGAGCAGCCCGGTCATCGAGCCGGCCTCGACCTCGAGGTCGAGGTGGTCGAGCGCGACCGTGCCGCCGTAGCTGCGGCTGACGTCGTCGAGCCGGATAGGTGGGGTCATCGCCGGGTCCCGTTCTCCGCGGCGTCCCGGTCGGCGCCGAGCCCGTCCGTGCCGACCGGGTCGCCGGTCGCCGCATCCGGTGCGAGGAGCGAGCGCAGTGCGGCGGTGTAGTCCTCGAACGCGCGCCGCCCGGCCCGGGTGAGCTCGGCGTAGGTGACCGGGGTCCGTCGCTCGTGTGCCTTGGTGATCACGACGTACCCGGCCTCCTCGAGCTTGCGCAGGTGGGTCGAGAGGTTGCCCGCGGTCATGTCGAGCAGCTCCTGCAGCCGCGGGAACGTGATCCGGTCGCCCTCGCAGAGGGTCGCGAGCGTCGCGGTCACCCGGAGCCGGGCCTGTGCGTGGATGACGGGATCGAGCTGCGGCACCCCGGTCACCGTCGACCCCTCCGCGCCATCTCCATGCCGCCGACGACGAGCATGCCGCCCCCGGCCCCGATGCCGAAGACCAGCGTGTTCACCGGGAAGCCGACGAACACCGAGATCACCCCGACCGCGACGATCCACAGCCCCAGGACGTAGTTCGGCACGTGTCCCCAGATCGCCCCGGCCGCCGAGTAGAGAGCGCCGACCACCAGCGCGAAGATCGCCGGCACCAGCACCGACATCTGGACGTCGGTCAGACCGAGGGTCGAGGCCGCGGCCCCGATGAAGACGCCGACGAGGGTCATGATGATCGGCCAGCTCAGGCCGTAGAGCATGCCCTGACGGGCCGAGTCCCCGGTGACCCCGCGCCCCGACCGGATCCCGACCCAGGCGGACGCGCCACCGGCCACCAGGAGGACCGCGGCGCCGACGAACCCGGCGGTCGTACCGCCGATCACGTCGGTCGAGTTCAGATAGGCGAGGACGCCGATCAGGACCCAGGCCACCCCCCAGAACAGGAAGAACAGAGCGGTCTCCGGGGCGAGCTGTGCGTTCACCTTCGCCTGCTGGCTGCGGATGATGTCCATCGCGTCGGCCGGGCTGCCCGGCCGGTCCTCGTCGAGCGTGGTCGGTTCGGGTCGGTCGGTCATCGGTTCCCCCAAAGTGGTCTGCACTGACAGCTACTTTGTACCGCAAAGTTGTTGGCGAGTCCAGGGACGGTGGGTCCGCCCGGGGCGTCGAGGCACCCGGCGCTACCCTCGACCGGTGACGGCCACCGAGGCAGCACCCGAGAAGTCCGGTCTGCTCCAGCAGATCGTCCGGTTCGTCGCCGTCGGCGTCGTGGCCGCCGTGGTCGACTTCGGCGTCTACCACCTGCTGCTGCACCTGGGCCTGCCCGTGCCGGTGTCCAAGGGGATCAGCTTCATCCTCGGTACGACGACGGCCTACCTGCTCAACCGGAAGTTCACGTTCAACGACACCGGTGGTGGACGCGGTCGCTTCGCCGGCTTCGTGGCGCTCTACGCCGTCACGTTCGCGGTGAACATCGGGGTGAACTCGGCGGCGCTGGCGTTGCTGCCGACGATCGCGTTCGCGACCACGATCGCCTGGGTGATCGCCCAGGGCACCGCGACCGTCATCAACTTCGTGATGCTGCGGACGGTCGTCTTCCGCTCCTGAGCTCGCCCTGGACAGCCGGTCGCGGCACCGGCCGGCCTGCGCGGCCGCGGAACGTCGAGCGTCACGAAATGGTGTCCGGACGACCATTTCGTGACGCCCGAGCGTTCGGTCGAAGCGGACCAGCCCTGTGACGGCGGTCGGCCGGCACGGTGCGGGGCTGTGCGGGCCGATGACGGATCGCGGTCAGGGGGCGCGCTGGAAGTGCTCGTCGCGTCCCTGCTTGAGCAGCTTCAACCACCTCCGGAACGCCGCCGGGTCCTTGCGCGTGACCAGGAAGTACCAGGCGAACCGGGGGATCTCCAGCAGCCCGATCCGGCGCATCCCCGGCTGGCTCATCAGGTACCCGCGGTTGCGGTAGGTGTAGTAGCGCTTGACCGGGTCCTCGGGGTCCTGCGCGTGCAGCCGCCCGCCGAGCATCGGCTTGAACTCGCCGGACCCGTAGGGGTGCAGATAGGTCGCGTTCAGCGCGGTGCCGAACGCCAGCCCGGAGCGGGCCATCCGGCGGTGCATCTCGACCTCGTCGCCGCGCACGAACAGCCGCAGGTCCGGCACGCCGACGACCTCCAGCGTGGACGCGCGGAACAGTGCGCCGTTGAAGAAGCTCGCGATGCCGGGCAGGAGCTCGGTGTCGGAACTGCCGCCGGCGCCGTCGGCGGCCATGAGAGCTGTGCGGGTCCGGTGCCAGGTCAGGCCGCGGCGCAGTGGGAACGCCAGCCGGTCCGGCTCCGCCTTGTCCGCGACGACCGGGGACACCGCGGCGAGGTCGCGGCGCTGTGCGAGGTCGAGCAGCGTGGCCAGGGCGGTCTCGTCGCCGGCGTGCCCGTCGTCGTCGCCGAGGAAGACCCAGTCCGCACCCAGGGCGAGCGCGTGCAGCATGCCGAGGGCGAACCCGCCGGCGCCGCCGAGGTTGTTCCAGGACGGCAGCCAGGTCGTCGGCAGGTCGCAGGCCTCGACCGCCTCGCGGGCGGGCTGGTCGGGCCCGTTGTCGACGACGATCAGGTGCGCGATCGGGTGAGTCTGCTTGGCCATCGCCGTCAGCGAGTCGACCAGCATGTCGCTGCGGTGCCGGGTGACGATCACGCCGACGACCGATCCCGGTGGCAGCGGAGCCGTGCTCACGCGGGGTCCTCCAGCGGGCGACGGCCCTTGTAGTGGTCCAGCACGTCGTGCAGCGGCCCGAACTCCTTGATCTGCCCGTGCTCCATCCACAGCGCGGTGTCGCACAGGTCGGCCAGGAACTCGTCGGAGTGCGAGGCGAAGACCAGGATCCCCGAGCGCGCCACCAGCTCGTTGAGGCGTCCGCGCGCCTTGGCCAGGAACTCCGCGTCGACGGCGCCGATGCCCTCGTCGAGCAGCAGGATCTCGGGGTCGATGCTGGTCACGACGCCGAGGGCGAGCCGCACCCGCATGCCGGTGGAGTAGGCGCGCAGCGGCATCGACAGGTAGTCGCCGAGCTCGGTGAACTCCGCGATGTCCTCGAGCCGGGCCTCCATCTGCTTGCGGGTCATGCCCAGGAACAGCCCGCGGATGATGATGTTCTCCCGGCCGGAGATCTCCGGGTCCATCCCGACGGCCAGGTCGAAGATCGGCGCGACCTTGCCCCGGACGACGGCGCGGCCGCGGGTCGGCTCGTAGATGCCGGCCATCAGGCGCAGCAGCGTCGACTTGCCGGCGCCGTTGTGCCCGACGAGCGCGACCCGGTCGCCCTTGGTCAGCGACAGGTTGATCTCGCGCAGCGCCTCGATGATCGGCACCTTGGACTCGGTGCCGATCCGGCCTCCGGCGCGGCCGAGCACCGACTTCTTCAGCGACCGCGTCTTGGCGTCGAAGATCGGGAAGTCGACGGCGGCGTCGTCGAGCGTGATGCGGGGTTCGTTCATGGTCGTCTCACACCCAGTAGGCGACGCGGGAGCGGTAGTTGCGCAGGCAGACCAGCGCGGCGGCCCAGCCGACGACGGTGATCACGCCGGCCACGATCCAGTAGCGCCACACGATCTCCTGGCCGAGCAGCGGCTGGCGGAGGATCTCCAGGAAGTGGAACACGGGGTTGAGCTCCACCAGGTTGGCCCGTTCCCGCGCGGCCTCGTTGTCCGAGAGGATGTCGATCGACCAGACGATCGGGGTCAGGTAGAAGACCAGCTGGGTGACGCTGGCGATGATCGGCGGGATGTCGCGGAACCGGGTGGCCAGGATGCCGGACAGGATCGCGACCCACGCCCCGTTGATCATCAGCAGGGCGAACGCGGGGATCGCCAGCAGCAGCGACCAGCCCAGCGGGTGCGGGAAGACGAACATCAGCACGACCCACACCACGAGGTTGTGTGCGAAGAACAGCGTCTGGCGCCACACCAGGCGGTAGATGTGCAGCGTCAGGGGCGCGGGGAGGAACTTGATCAGTCCCTCGTTGGCGATGAAGACCTCGCTGCCCTCGAGGATGCACCCCGAGACGAAGTTCCAGATCAGCAGGCCGACGGCGACGTGCGGCAGGAACTCCGCGATGTCGACCTTGAACAACGCCGAGTAGAGGATGCCCAGCCCGAGCGCGATGACGCCCATGCTGATGCTGATCCAGAGCGGCCCGAGCACCGAGCGGCGGTAGCGCTGCTTGATGTCCTGCCAGCCCAGATACCCCCACAGCGGACGCTGCTGCCAGCCCGCCGCGATGTCCGCGAACGCCCGCTTCCAGCTGCGCGAACCGGACATCTCGATCGCGGACGCGCCATCGCGCGCCTCGCTGTCGCTCACCGTCACGGCCACTCCGCGAGGGTACTCATCGACATCGTGACGACGACGACGGCGTGCGCCTTCGCGTCACCGGGATGCGTGGGTGACCACGCCGCCCGATCCGCCGGGTCCGCCCCGGTGATCGCGTTCAGAGGTACTGACCGGTGCCTCGGCCGAGACCCTCCGGGACGCCCTGGTCCGGCTGGCCGCCGCCGGCGCCCGGCGGAAGGCCGCGTCGCATCTGCTCCAACTGCGCGCGAGCTGCCATCTGCTGGGCGAACAGCGCGGTCTGGATGCCGTGGAACAGGCCCTCCAGCCAGCCCACGAGCTGGGCCTGCGCGATCCGCAGCTCCCCTTCCGACGGCACGCTGTCGGCGGTGAACGGCAGACTCAGGCGCTGCAGCTCCTCGCGCAGCTCCGGAGCCAGGCCCTCCTCGAGCTCCTTGACCGAGTTCTCGTGGATCTCGCGCAGACGCTCGCGGGAGGCCTCGTCCAGCGGCGCCGCCCGGACCTCCTCCAGCAGCTGCTTGATCATGGTGCCGATCCGCATGACCTTCGCGGGCTGCTCGACCATGCTGCCCAGTCCCTGCTCGTCGGCCTGCTCGGGGTCCCCGGACGGCACGCGTGCCATCCCGACCGGACGCCCGTCGGCTCCGACCACCATGACCTGCTCGCCGGACTCGCCCTGTCCATCACTCATGGCGCCCATTCTGGCCCCGTCACCGATCCCGCGCTGCGGCACCCGTGCGCCTCCGGTGCCCGTGCGCGGACATCACCGCTCCAGCAGCGATATCCGCGCACGAGGGTCAGGCGTCGGGGTTGACCAGGAGGAGCTTGCCGACGACGCCGCCCTCGTCCAGGCGGCGGTGGGCGTCGGCGGCGTCGGCCATCGAGAACCGCTCGTGCGTGATCGGGTGGACCCGGCCGTCGGCGATCATCGGCCAGACGTTGTCGCGGACCTCGGCGACGACGCGGGCCTTGGAGTTCGGCCCCTCGACCGGACGTCCGCGCAGGCCCATCGCCGTCACGCTCGTGCGCTTGGACAGCAGCTTCCCGAGGTTGATCTCGGCCTTCACCCCGCCCTGCATGCCGATGATCAGCAGCCGGCCGTCGAACGCGAGCGCGGTGAGGTTGTTGTCCAGGCCCTTGGCGCCCATGTTGTCGAGGATGACGTCCGCGCCGTGGCCGTCGGTGGCCTTCTTCAGCTCCTCGGCGATGTCGTCGTGGTAGTCGATCGCGATGTCCGCGCCCAGGTCGCGGCAGGTCTGCAGGCGGTCCGCGTGCCCGGCGGTCGCGGCGACCCGCGCGCCGATCGCCTTCGCGACCTGGATCGCGTGCGTGCCGATCCCGCTGCTGCCGCCCTGGATCAGGAACGTCTCGCCGGCGCTGAGATGCCCGGCCATGACGATGTTCGACCAGACCGTGCACGCCACCTCCGGCAGCCCGCCGGCCGTCTCGAGGTCGACGCCGCCGGGAACGGGGAGGACCTGCACCGACGGCACCGCGACCTTCTGTGCGTACCCACCACCGGCCAGCAGCGCGCAAACCTCGTCGCCGACCTTCCAGGTGGTCACGCCCTCGCCGAGTGCGCTGATCCGCCCGGCGCACTCCAGGCCCAGGATCTCCGACGCCCCCGGCGGAACCGGGTAGTTGCCCTCGCGCTGGAGCAGGTCGGCCCGGTTCACCGCGGACGCCACGACGTCGATGACGACCTCGCCCGCCTTCGGCTGCGGGTCGTCGACCTCGGACCAGCTCATGTTCTCCGGGCCGCCGGACTCCGCCATCGTGATCGCGTACATGGGACGTGACGGTATTGCGTCGCCCGGGTCGTCGCGATCCGGCACGCTGCGGTGATGGCGACACCGGACGCGACGGCCCGCACGCCCGACGCCCCGCCGGTGGCCGACGCCCCGCCCACGGCCGACGCCCCGCCCACGGCCGGCGCCCCGCCCACGCCGGACGTGACGTGGCACCCGCGCCCGGCGGACGGCCCGGCCCTCCCGGAGCCGTGGCCCCAGCGCCACCTCGTGCTGCGCACCCCGCGCCTGGAGCTGCGTCCCGACGACGACGCGTCGCTCCTCGAGCTCGTCGCGCTCGTCCACGACGGCATCCACCCGGCGTCGACGATGCCGTTCCAGCAGGCGTGGACCGACGCCGAACCGGCCTACCTGGGCCGCGGGATGCTGCAGTACTTCTGGTCCGAGCGGGCCGCGGTCTCGCCGGAGCGGTGGTCGCTGCACCTCGTCGTGCGCCACGACGGCGCGGTGGCCGGCATCCAGAGCCTGACGGCGTCGCGCTTCGGCGTGCTGCGCGAGGTCGCCACCGGGTCCTACCTGGGACGACGGTTCCAGGGACGGGGCCTGGGCACCGAGATGCGCGCCGCCGTCCTGGCGTTCGCGTTCGACCACCTCGGTGCGGTCTCGGCCCGGTCGGAGTACCTGGAGGGCAGCGTCGCGTCCCGCCGGATCTCCGAACGCCTCGGCTACCGCGACGACGGCACCGCCCGGATCGCGCCCCGTGACGAGCCGGTGGTGCAGCAGCGGGTGGTCCTGGACCGGTCCGGCTTCACCCGCCCGGCCTGGACCCTGCAGGTCGACGGCTACACCCCCGACCTGGCCGGCCTCCTGGCCGCGGCCCCGCCGGCCTGATCCGACCTCACACGCCGTCGGTGCACCTCACAGGCCGTGGACGACGTGTGAGGTGCACCGAACCGGTGTGAGGTAGTCAGGCGAAGATCAGCTCCCGGTTGCCGGGGCGGCGCAGGTACAGCTGGGTCACGACCTGCAGGACGACGAGCAGCGGGAGCCACTGCACCGCGTGCAGGGCCGGGACCACGTCGATCGGGAGCGTGTAGGCCCACAGCACCCGCAGGACGGCGTCGACGAGCAGGCCCGCGCCCCACAGCACGGTGACCGCGCGCCAGATCCGGCGGAACCGCGCCGAGCCCGACCACCGCCCGTCCCAGGCCACGGCGTCGTGCCCGCTCCGCGCCAGGACCACCCGGCCGATCGCGTACATCGCTGGTCGTGCGGACGCGGCCGTCGCCAGCATCACGAGCCCGAGCGCGGCGGTGATCGCGCCGTCGCGGGCCAGCAGGAACCGTTCGCTGCCGGTGACCAGCGACGTCGCCACCGTCGCCGCCACCAACACCAGGACGAGCAGCGCGAACCACTCCAGGCGCCGGTGCCGCACCAGCGACCACAACGCCCGCACCGCCGGGACGACCGCGCCGGCCAGCAGCGCCGGGGTCGGCGCGACGCCGAGGGCCCGCAGGCCGTAGTAGACGACGATCGGTGCGACGACGTCGGACAGCACCGTCACGACCAGTTCGCGGCGACCCCCCGGTGCCACGACCTGGTCCGTACTGTTCACCGGGCCGTTCACCGGGTGGCCCGCCGTGCGTCGGCCGCGTCGGCCTGCGCGAGCACGGCCCCGGCGACGGCGTCGGGGAACTCGCCGGTCAGGGCGTGCGAGGCCTGCGCCCAGACCTCCACCCGGACGTCGGGGATCGCCCGTTCCGCCCGCTGCCGGGCGCGCTCGGCGTCGAGCATCACGCTCGTCCCGGCGAGCACGACCAGGACCGGCACCCCGATCCGTGCCAGCTCCGCCTCCGTCGGGTACGACGGGTGCGGCAGTGCCGGGGACCACGCCCGCATCGCGCTGTCGATCACCCGGGCGACCGGATCGTCCAGGTCGGCCTTTCCGTGCCGTCTGCTCGTTCCGCGAGCTCCTCTCGGCTCACCGAGCGCGTCGAGGAACCGCCGCCGCAGCGCCGCCGGGGCGAACGGGAGCGCGCCGACCGACCGCAGCACCGTCGGCAGCGGGATGCGGTCGAGGGTCTGCGCCGGGTCGAACAGGGAGACCGACGCGAGACGTGACCCGTCCCGTACGGCGAGGGCGGTGGCCAGCCAGCCGCCGATCGAGGTCCCGACCAGGTGGACGTCGTGCAGGTCGAGGGACTCCAGCGCCGCACCGAGCCAGCGCGCCTGGTCGTCGGTGGTCCGGATCGGGACCCGCTGCATGCTCGCGCCCGGACCGCCGAGGATGTCGAGGACGTACACGGTCCGGTGCGCGGCCAGCCCGGCGAGGTTCGGCGCCCACACCGCACCCGGCGAGGCCGCACCCGGCAGCAGCACCAGAGGTGCCCCGCCCGCGCTGTCGCCCGCGCCGGAGGTGACGGCGCCGCCGAACCGGTACGCCCGGACCGTGCCGAACGGCGTGTTCGCGTCGGCGACCGCGTCCGGGGCCGGCATCAGAGCCAT is a window encoding:
- a CDS encoding alpha/beta fold hydrolase; the encoded protein is MRVGHFTSSDGRERFQRDYAAAMALMPAPDAVADANTPFGTVRAYRFGGAVTSGAGDSAGGAPLVLLPGAASPGAVWAPNLAGLAAHRTVYVLDILGGPGASMQRVPIRTTDDQARWLGAALESLDLHDVHLVGTSIGGWLATALAVRDGSRLASVSLFDPAQTLDRIPLPTVLRSVGALPFAPAALRRRFLDALGEPRGARGTSRRHGKADLDDPVARVIDSAMRAWSPALPHPSYPTEAELARIGVPVLVVLAGTSVMLDAERARQRAERAIPDVRVEVWAQASHALTGEFPDAVAGAVLAQADAADARRATR
- a CDS encoding VC0807 family protein, giving the protein MAPGGRRELVVTVLSDVVAPIVVYYGLRALGVAPTPALLAGAVVPAVRALWSLVRHRRLEWFALLVLVLVAATVATSLVTGSERFLLARDGAITAALGLVMLATAASARPAMYAIGRVVLARSGHDAVAWDGRWSGSARFRRIWRAVTVLWGAGLLVDAVLRVLWAYTLPIDVVPALHAVQWLPLLVVLQVVTQLYLRRPGNRELIFA